The following coding sequences lie in one Capsicum annuum cultivar UCD-10X-F1 chromosome 5, UCD10Xv1.1, whole genome shotgun sequence genomic window:
- the LOC107871646 gene encoding uncharacterized protein LOC107871646, translated as MANNFYFEALDRTLGDILQVNYENNSDKPFGGLTVIFGGDFHQILPVIPKGTRADIIDASLNSSYLWSFLTVYELKQNMRLCSGKVTDCEAAEITTFNKWLLRIGDGSFYDDVNNELIKLPPDICITSSNDPIDSIIEVVYPSLLQNYNDPAYLKEGAILTPKNEMV; from the coding sequence ATGGCAAATAATTTCTATTTTGAAGCCTTAGACAGGACGCTGGGAGATATCCTTCAAGTAAACTATGAAAACAATTCTGACAAACCATTTGGAGGTCTTACAGTCATATTTGGTGGGGATTTTCATCAAATACTACCAGTAATTCCAAAGGGAACACGCGCTGATATTATAGATGCTTCACTGAACTCCTCATACTTGTGGTCATTTTTAACCGTATATGAGTTGAAGCAAAATATGCGACTTTGTAGTGGCAAAGTAACTGACTGTGAGGCTGCTGAAATTACCACTTTCAACAAATGGTTGTTACGAATTGGAGATGGATCTTTTTATGACGATGTGAACAATGAGCTCATTAAATTGCCTCCTGATATATGCATCACATCATCTAATGATCCAATCGACTCAATCATTGAGGTAGTTTACCCATCTCTCTTGCAGAATTACAATGACCCAGCATATTTGAAAGAAGGAGCAATACTAACGCCTAAAAATGAAATGGTGTAG